Proteins encoded in a region of the Paenibacillus sp. E222 genome:
- a CDS encoding carbohydrate ABC transporter permease, producing MFNLMNRNRIKDPLGDRIFMTFNYIFLFAILLTVFYPLLYIISSSFSSSRAVTSGQVWLFPVDFNIKAYISIFKSQQLMLGFYNTIIYTVVGTFINVALTVMLAYPLSRKSFYGRGAIIIFMMITMFFDGGLIPTYLLMKDLHLLDTRWAMWLPGALAVFQVIVARTFFQSSIPEELGEAAEMDGCRDIRYLISVVLPLSKPILAVMTLMYAVGHWNAYFDALIYLRSEKLFPLQYVLRNLLILNAADPAMLANTSQQLRDQGFEQVLKYALIVVASIPILIMYPFVQKHFVKGVMVGSLKG from the coding sequence ATGTTCAACCTGATGAATCGTAACCGGATCAAGGACCCGCTCGGTGACCGTATCTTCATGACATTCAACTATATCTTTCTGTTCGCCATACTTCTAACGGTGTTTTACCCGCTCTTGTATATCATCAGTTCTTCGTTCAGCTCCTCGCGTGCCGTTACATCCGGTCAGGTGTGGCTGTTCCCGGTAGACTTTAACATCAAGGCCTACATCTCCATTTTCAAAAGCCAGCAGCTCATGCTCGGTTTCTACAACACGATCATCTATACCGTTGTAGGCACATTTATCAATGTGGCGCTTACGGTCATGCTCGCGTATCCGCTATCGCGCAAGTCGTTTTACGGACGGGGAGCCATCATTATTTTCATGATGATCACGATGTTCTTTGATGGCGGTCTGATTCCAACCTATCTCTTGATGAAAGACCTTCATCTGCTGGATACTCGCTGGGCGATGTGGCTGCCAGGGGCGCTCGCCGTGTTCCAGGTCATCGTAGCGAGAACCTTCTTCCAGTCTTCCATCCCGGAAGAGCTGGGGGAGGCGGCGGAAATGGACGGATGTCGGGACATCCGGTATTTGATCAGCGTGGTTCTTCCGTTATCGAAGCCGATTCTGGCGGTCATGACCCTGATGTATGCGGTGGGCCACTGGAATGCGTACTTTGATGCCCTGATCTATCTTCGTTCCGAGAAGCTGTTCCCACTCCAATATGTGCTGCGCAATCTGCTAATTCTAAACGCCGCAGACCCGGCAATGTTGGCCAATACGAGCCAGCAGCTAAGAGATCAGGGGTTCGAGCAGGTCCTGAAATACGCACTGATTGTAGTCGCCAGCATTCCTATTCTCATCATGTACCCGTTTGTGCAGAAGCATTTTGTTAAAGGGGTTATGGTTGGCTCGCTCAAAGGATGA
- a CDS encoding sugar ABC transporter permease yields the protein MSRAMESIPAPVELQQGKNYAEPKRQHPFIRSLKKHWELYLLVLPPVLYLLIFKYIPMVGVQIAFKDFSVVKGIWGSPWVGLKHFEAFFESPNFWLLIKNTIGISFYSLLAGFPIPILLALALNEIRTGYFKKTVQMVTYAPHFISTVVMVSIIILMLSPHVGVVDKLFTFLGFPMTNFMGIPEYFKSIYVWSGVWQGMGYSSIIYIAALAGVDPSLYEAAKMDGASRLRKIWHIDLPTLVPVTVIMLILSLGSIMGVGFEKIYLMQNPLNTSASEVISTYVYKVGLIGANFSFSSAVGLFNSVINLILLVIVNGISRKVSQNSLW from the coding sequence ATGAGTCGAGCTATGGAAAGCATACCTGCACCGGTGGAGCTCCAGCAAGGAAAGAATTACGCAGAACCCAAGCGACAGCATCCATTTATCAGAAGCCTGAAGAAGCATTGGGAGCTCTATCTATTGGTGCTTCCTCCCGTATTGTATCTGTTGATCTTCAAGTACATTCCAATGGTTGGTGTACAGATTGCCTTCAAAGACTTTAGTGTCGTCAAAGGAATCTGGGGCAGCCCATGGGTTGGACTGAAACACTTTGAAGCCTTTTTCGAATCCCCGAACTTCTGGCTGCTAATCAAGAATACGATTGGGATCAGTTTCTACTCGTTACTCGCCGGATTTCCCATTCCGATCCTGCTGGCGCTCGCGCTGAATGAGATCCGAACAGGTTACTTTAAGAAGACCGTCCAAATGGTCACGTATGCTCCGCATTTTATCTCCACAGTCGTCATGGTATCCATTATCATTCTGATGCTGTCACCGCATGTGGGTGTTGTAGACAAGCTATTTACCTTCCTGGGTTTCCCGATGACCAACTTTATGGGCATTCCCGAATACTTCAAATCCATCTATGTGTGGTCGGGTGTATGGCAGGGCATGGGCTATTCATCGATCATTTATATCGCGGCTCTCGCTGGCGTTGATCCATCCCTCTATGAGGCAGCGAAGATGGACGGCGCTTCAAGGCTTCGTAAAATCTGGCATATCGACCTTCCAACGCTCGTACCAGTCACCGTCATCATGCTGATTCTAAGTCTGGGTAGCATTATGGGCGTGGGCTTTGAAAAAATATATCTAATGCAGAACCCGCTCAACACGAGTGCATCGGAAGTCATCTCTACGTATGTGTACAAGGTCGGTCTAATCGGGGCCAACTTCAGCTTTTCCTCGGCAGTAGGATTGTTCAACTCCGTGATCAACCTGATCCTGCTGGTTATCGTCAACGGCATTTCCCGCAAAGTATCCCAGAACAGCTTGTGGTAA